Within Gilvibacter sp. SZ-19, the genomic segment AATCCGGCCGTAGTAGAACCCGACGAATTAGAAAGTCGCATCCGTGAGAACACCGAACTTGTTGGGCTTTTCAAAACGGTTAAAAAGGTAGACTTTTACGGCGCTGGCTGTGGAACACCGTCTCCAAGAGCATCGCTTTACGCTGTATTGCAAAACCTATTTATGGGAGCCAAGATCAGTGTACAAGAAGATGTAGCCGCTGCAGTTTACGCGGCTACAGACAAACCTGGTATTGTCTGTATTTTGGGAACAGGTTCTAACAGTTGTTACTTTGACGGTAAAGACATCCACATGGAAGTTGATTCCTTGGGTTATGCCCTAATGGACGAAGCCAGTGGAAATTATTTTGGAAAACGTCTTATCCGCGATTATTTCTACAAGAAAATGCCAGACAAACTGGCCAAAGAGTTTGAAAAGCGCTTTGATCTGAACACCGATGTGATCAAACTCAATGTCTATAAACGTCCGAATCCGAATACCTATCTGGCCTCCTTCGCAGAGTTTATCTTTACAAGCGAAGAGGTGAACGGTTATTTTTACAAACTCATCAGTGAGGGCATGTTCAAGTTTATAGAGAACAAGATACTCTGCTATAAAGAGGCGCAGCATGTCCCTATCCACTTTATAGGATCCATTGCGCATTTCTCCGAAGATATCATTAGAGATTGCATGAAACCTTACCACTTGGAGTTGGGAAATATTATCCGCAGACCTATAGA encodes:
- a CDS encoding N-acetylglucosamine kinase, translating into MILIADGGSTKCDWVLLDDSCEKVLKTRTKGLNPAVVEPDELESRIRENTELVGLFKTVKKVDFYGAGCGTPSPRASLYAVLQNLFMGAKISVQEDVAAAVYAATDKPGIVCILGTGSNSCYFDGKDIHMEVDSLGYALMDEASGNYFGKRLIRDYFYKKMPDKLAKEFEKRFDLNTDVIKLNVYKRPNPNTYLASFAEFIFTSEEVNGYFYKLISEGMFKFIENKILCYKEAQHVPIHFIGSIAHFSEDIIRDCMKPYHLELGNIIRRPIDGLIDYYKRNEGCK